The genomic stretch CTAATGTCACCAATGTCAACCCCAGTCACCCCAATTCACCCCATTTCACCCATGCTCTGTATTGACTGTTACCTCCATCACCCCATGCCACCCTATGTCACCCCAAGTcccacatcccccccatccccccacgTCCCCCCGTGCCCCGCTGACCCCCTCCCGCAGaggaggctgtggggctgtgctggcaggagGTTGGCCCCGACCTGGTGTGCGGCCGCCCCCGCCTGGACCGTGCGCTGCCCTATAGCGAGTGCTGCTGCCTCTATGGGGCCGCGTGGGGCATGGACTGCGCGCTCTGCCCTGCACGGGACTCAGGTATGACCCCAATACCCCTCATGGCCCCAATACCCCTAATGGCCCCAATACCCCTCATGGCCCCAATATCCCTTATGGCCCCAATACCCCTCATGGCCCCACAACCCCTCATGGCCCCACAACCCCTCATGGCCCCACAACCCCTCATGGCCCCACAACCCCAGAGCCTCACACCGTATACCCTGTAGCCATATACCCCACTCCCCataccccatagccccatatgCCATACCCTGTAGCCCCacatcccataccccatatccctaCTCCCATAATAGGGTCTCCCACCAACCCCCCATAAAGCTGTGCCCCCCCTCCATTCTCAGATGCAGACAGGGGGCCCTactccctcccaccccatatttccctccccaccccatacccccacTTGTCTCCTCCCATACCCCCACATTTTGAactcccccaccccatagccccatattcccctccccacaaccccatatatcccttCACCCCATAAATNNNNNNNNNNNNNNNNNNNNNNNNNNNNNNNNNNNNNNNNNNNNNNNNNNNNNNNNNNNNNNNNNNNNNNNNNNNNNNNNNNNNNNNNNNNNNNNNNNNNNNNNNNNNNNNNNNNNNNNNNNNNNNNNNNNNNNNNNNNNNNNNNNNNNNNNNNNNNNNNNNNNNNNNNNNNNNNNNNNNNNNNNNNNNNNNNNNNNNNNNNNNNNNNNNNNNNNNNNNNNNNNNNNNNNNNNNNNNNNNNNNNNNNNNNNNNNNNNNNNNNNNNNNNNNNNNNNNNNNNNNNNNNNNNNNNNNNNNNNNNNNNNNNNNNNNNNNNNNNNNNNNNNNNNNNNNNNNNNNNNNNNNNNNNNNNNNNNNNNNNNNNNNNNNNNNNNNNNNNNNNNNNNNNNNNNNNNNNNNNNNNNNNNNNNNNNNNNNNNNNNNNNNNNNNNNNNNNNNNNNNNNNNNNNNNNNNNNNNNNNNNNNNNNNNNNNNNNNNNNNNNNNNNNNNNNNNNNNNNNNNNNNNNNNNNNNNNNNNNNNNNNNNNNNNNNNNNNNNNNNNNNNNNNNNNNNNNNNNNNNNNNNNNNNNNNNNNNNNNNNNNNNNNNNNNNNNNNNNNNNNNNNNNNNNNNNNNNNNNNNNNNNNNNNNNNNNNNNNNNNNNNNNNNNNNNNNNNNNNNNNNNNNNNNNNNNNNNNNNNNNNNNNNNNNNNNNNNNNNNNNNNNNNNNNNNNNNNNNNNNNNNNNNNNNNNNNNNNNNNNNNNNNNNNNNNNNNNNNNNNNNNNNNNNNNNNNNNNNNNNNNNNNNNNNNNNNNNNNNNNNNNNNNNNNNNNNNNNNNNNNNNNNNNNNNNNNNNNNNNNNNNNNNNNNNNNNNNNNNNNNNNNNNNNNNNNNNNNNNNNNNNNNNNNNNNNNNNNNNNNNNNNNNNNNNNNNNNNNNNNNNNNNNNNNNNNNNNNNNNNNNNNNNNNNNNNNNNNNNNNNNNNNNNNNNNNNNNNNNNNNNNNNNNNNNNNNNNNNNNNNNNNNNNNNNNNNNNNNNNNNNNNNNNNNNNNNNNNNNNNNNNNNNNNNNNNNNNNNNNNNNNNNNNNNNNNNNNNNNNNNNNNNNNNNNNNNNNNNNNNNNNNNNNNNNNNNNNNNNNNNNNNNNNNNNNNNNNNNNNNNNNNNNNNNNNNNNNNNNNNNNNNNNNNNNNNNNNNNNNNNNNNNNNNNNNNNNNNNNNNNNNNNNNNNNNNNNNNNNNNNNNNNNNNNNNNNNNNNNNNNNNNNNNNNNNNNNNNNNNNNNNNNNNNNNNNNNNNNNNNNNNNNNNNNNNNNNNNNNNNNNNNNNNNNNNNNNNNNNNNNNNNNNNNNNNNNNNNNNNNNNNNNNNNNNNNNNNNNNNNNNNNNNNNNNNNNNNNNNNNNNNNNNNNNNNNNNNNNNNNNNNNNNNNNNNNNNNNNNNNNNNNNNNNNNNNNNNNNNNNNNNNNNNNNNNNNNNNNNNNNNNNNNNNNNNNNNNNNNNNNNNNNNNNNNNNNNNNNNNNNNNNNNNNNNNNNNNNNNNNNNNNNNNNNNNNNNNNNNNNNNNNNNNNNNNNNNNNNNNNNNNNNNNNNNNNNNNNNNNNNNNNNNNNNNNNNNNNNNNNNNNNNNNNNNNNNNNNNNNNNNNNNNNNNNNNNNNNNNNNNNNNNNNNNNNNNNNNNNNNNNNNNNNNNNNNNNNNNNNNNNNNNNNNNNNNNNNNNNNNNNNNNNNNNNNNNNNNNNNNNNNNNNNNNNNNNNNNNNNNNNNNNNNNNNNNNNNNNNNNNNNNNNNNNNNNNNNNNNNNNNNNNNNNNNNNNNNNNNNNNNNNNNNNNNNNNNNNNNNNNNNNNNNNNNNNNNNNNNNNNNNNNNNNNNNNNNNNNNNNNNNNNNNNNNNNNNNNNNNNNNNNNNNNNNNNNNNNNNNNNNNNNNNNNNNNNNNNNNNNNNNNNNNNNNNNNNNNNNNNNNNNNNNNNNNNNNNNNNNNNNNNNNNNNNNNNNNNNNNNNNNNNNNNNNNNNNNNNNNNNNNNNNNNNNNNNNNNNNNNNNNNNNNNNNNNNNNNNNNNNNNNNNNNNNNNNNNNNNNNNNNNNNNNNNNNNNNNNNNNNNNNNNNNNNNNNNNNNNNNNNNNNNNNNNNNNNNNNNNNNNNNNNNNNNNNNNNNNNNNNNNNNNNNNNNNNNNNNNNNNNNNNNNNNNNNNNNNNNNNNNNNNNNNNNNNNNNNNNNNNNNNNNNNNNNNNNNNNNNNNNNNNNNNNNNNNNNNNNNNNNNNNNNNNNNNNNNNNNNNNNNNNNNNNNNNNNNNNNNNNNNNNNNNNNNNNNNNNNNNNNNNNNNNNNNNNNNNNNNNNNNNNNNNNNNNNNNNNNNNNNNNNNNNNNNNNNNNNNNNNNNNNNNNNNNNNNNNNNNNNNNNNNNNNNNNNNNNNNNNNNNNNNNNNNNNNNNNNNNNNNNNNNNNNNNNNNNNNNNNNNNNNNNNNNNNNNNNNNNNNNNNNNNNNNNNNNNNNNNNNNNNNNNNNNNNNNNNNNNNNNNNNNNNNNNNNNNNNNNNNNNNNNNNNNNNNNNNNNNNNNNNNNNNNNNNNNNNNNNNNNNNNNNNNNNNNNNNNNNNNNNNNNNNNNNNNNNNNNNNNNNNNNNNNNNNNNNNNNNNNNNNNNNNNNNNNNNNNNNNNNNNNNNNNNNNNNNNNNNNNNNNNNNNNNNNNNNNNNNNNNNNNNNNNNNNNNNNNNNNNNNNNNNNNNNNNNNNNNNNNNNNNNNNNNNNNNNNNNNNNNNNNNNNNNNNNNNNNNNNNNNNNNNNNNNNNNNNNNNNNNNNNNNNNNNNNNNNNNNNNNNNNNNNNNNNNNNNNNNNNNNNNNNNNNNNNNNNNNNNNNNNNNNNNNNNNNNNNNNNNNNNNNNNNNNNNNNNNNNNNNNNNNNNNNNNNNNNNNNNNNNNNNNNNNNNNNNNNNNNNNNNNNNNNNNNNNNNNNNNNNNNNNNNNNNNNNNNNNNNNNNNNNNNNNNNNNNNNNNNNNNNNNNNNNNNNNNNNNNNNNNNNNNNNNNNNNNNNNNNNNNNNNNNNNNNNNNNNNNNNNNNNNNNNNNNNNNNNNNNNNNNNNNNNNNNNNNNNNNNNNNNNNNNNNNNNNNNNNNNNNNNNNNNNNNNNNNNNNNNNNNNNNNNNNNNNNNNNNNNNNNNNNNNNNNNNNNNNNNNNNNNNNNNNNNNNNNNNNNNNNNNNNNNNNNNNNNNNNNNNNNNNNNNNNNNNNNNNNNNNNNNNNNNNNNNNNNNNNNNNNNNNNNNNNNNNNNNNNNNNNNNNNNNNNNNNNNNNNNNNNNNNNNNNNNNNNNNNNNNNNNNNNNNNNNNNNNNNNNNNNNNNNNNNNNNNNNNNNNNNNNNNNNNNNNNNNNNNNNNNNNNNNNNNNNNNNNNNNNNNNNNNNNNNNNNNNNNNNNNNNNNNNNNNNNNNNNNNNNNNNNNNNNNNNNNNNNNNNNNNNNNNNNNNNNNNNNNNNNNNNNNNNNNNNNNNNNNNNNNNNNNNNNNNNNNNNNNNNNNNNNNNNNNNNNNNNNNNNNNNNNNNNNNNNNNNNNNNNNNNNNNNNNNNNNNNNNNNNNNNNNNNNNNNNNNNNNNNNNNNNNNNNNNNNNNNNNNNNNNNNNNNNNNNNNNNNNNNNNNNNNNNNNNNNNNNNNNNNNNNNNNNNNNNNNNNNNNNNNNNNNNNNNNNNNNNNNNNNNNNNNNNNNNNNNNNNNNNNNNNNNNNNNNNNNNNNNNNNNNNNNNNNNNNNNNNNNNNNNNNNNNNNNNNNNNNNNNNNNNNNNNNNNNNNNNNNNNNNNNNNNNNNNNNNNNNNNNNNNNNNNNNNNNNNNNNNNNNNNNNNNNNNNNNNNNNNNNNNNNNNNNNNNNNNNNNNNNNNNNNNNNNNNNNNNNNNNNNNNNNNNNNNNNNNNNNNNNNNNNNNNNNNNNNNNNNNNNNNNNNNNNNNNNNNNNNNNNNNNNNNNNNNNNNNNNNNNNNNNNNNNNNNNNNNNNNNNNNNNNNNNNNNNNNNNNNNNNNNNNNNNNNNNNNNNNNNNNNNNNNNNNNNNNNNNNNNNNNNNNNNNNNNNNNNNNNNNNNNNNNNNNNNNNNNNNNNNNNNNNNNNNNNNNNNNNNNNNNNNNNNNNNNNNNNNNNNNNNNNNNNNNNNNNNNNNNNNNNNNNNNNNNNNNNNNNNNNNNNNNNNNNNNNNNNNNNNNNNNNNNNNNNNNNNNNNNNNNNNNNNNNNNNNNNNNNNNNNNNNNNNNNNNNNNNNNNNNNNNNNNNNNNNNNNNNNNNNNNNNNNNNNNNNNNNNNNNNNNNNNNNNNNNNNNNNNNNNNNNNNNNNNNNNNNNNNNNNNNNNNNNNNNNNNNNNNNNNNNNNNNNNNNNNNNNNNNNNNNNNNNNNNNNNNNNNNNNNNNNNNNNNNNNNNNNNNNNNNNNNNNNNNNNNNNNNNNNNNNNNNNNNNNNNNNNNNNNNNNNNNNNNNNNNNNNNNNNNNNNNNNNNNNNNNNNNNNNNNNNNNNNNNNNNNNNNNNNNNNNNNNNNNNNNNNNNNNNNNNNNNNNNNNNNNNNNNNNNNNNNNNNNNNNNNNNNNNNNNNNNNNNNNNNNNNNNNNNNNNNNNNNNNNNNNNNNNNNNNNNNNNNNNNNNNNNNNNNNNNNNNNNNNNNNNNNNNNNNNNNNNNNNNNNNNNNNNNNNNNNNNNNNNNNNNNNNNNNNNNNNNNNNNNNNNNNNNNNNNNNNNNNNNNNNNNNNNNNNNNNNNNNNNNNNNNNNNNNNNNNNNNNNNNNNNNNNNNNNNNNNNNNNNNNNNNNNNNNNNNNNNNNNNNNNNNNNNNNNNNNNNNNNNNNNNNNNNNNNNNNNNNNNNNNNNNNNNNNNNNNNNNNNNNNNNNNNNNNNNNNNNNNNNNNNNNNNNNNNNNNNNNNNNNNNNNNNNNNNNNNNNNNNNNNNNNNNNNNNNNNNNNNNNNNNNNNNNNNNNNNNNNNNNNNNNNNNNNNNNNNNNNNNNNNNNNNNNNNNNNNNNNNNNNNNNNNNNNNNNNNNNNNNNNNNNNNNNNNNNNNNNNNNNNNNNNNNNNNNNNNNNNNNNNNNNNNNNNNNNNNNNNNNNNNNNNNNNNNNNNNNNNNNNNNNNNNNNNNNCACACACAGCGCCCCCCTCCCCACAAActtattttacagaataaagGTTTTCTATAAAAGATGTTGATGTGGGTGGAATGGGGGGGGCCAGGTGTGGGTCCAGGGTTGGGTCTGGATGTGGATTTAGGACCCCCCTGAACCCCCACGATCCTGAACCCCCTCATTCCCCAAAACGGGCCCGGGGTTCCCATCAAAACTATAGGGCTGAGTCCTCATAGGAATGGGATCCCCCAACAGGAGTGGGACCCCCCAGGGACCCCCCAAATGGGATTGGAAACCCCCATAGGAACAATAGGCCTTATGGGGACATTATAGGGCCCTTATGGGGACATTATAGGGCCCTTATGGGGACTCTGTAGGGCCTTATGGGGACTCTGTCGCCGTTCCGGTGACGCCCCGGTGACCGTCACTCTCCCATCGCGGCTCCGAGGGCACCGAGTCCCGCTAGGCCGCGTCCCGTCACCATGGCAACCGAGCGCCGCCATTTTTCCTCGCTGAAACCACGCCCTCCTCTTACCAATTCCGGTCACCTGACCCCGAGTGGGCGGGGCTTCGCCCCCCGCTGCCAACCGCTTCCTCCCGCTGGGTCACGTGGGCGCAACAACCGGAACCGGAGGGGCCCGGAGAAGCTCGTAACCGGAAGCGGCGGCAGCATGGACGCGGCGGGGCTCGGTGGGTGCCGCGGGCCCCATAggcctcatagaccccataggcctcatagaccccataggcctcaTAGGCCCCACAGGCCCCTCCGGGCCCCGCCGTGACCGCCCTGTTTtccgccccgcagcccccaaACGCCGCGGGCCCGGCCCGGTTCCTCCCCGCATGGCGGAGCCGCGGCCGCTGTTCGACGACACGAGCGGGGCCGGCGGGACGGGCCGGGCCTACGGGGCAGCGGCAGCGCCAGCACCGAACGTcagcgctgctgctgccgccgcgTTCCTGGCCGAGCCCGTGTCCAGCATCGCGGCCGCGTATGGGAGCAGCTGGGCCAGCCAGGGACGGGACATGGTGGACAGGAACGTGAGTGGACCAGGAGGGGGGCGGGGaatggggctgcggggctgggttgtggggctgggggtgtgctggggggctctgggatggggctggggtttATTTGTGGGGGctgtctgtggggctgggggtctaTCTGTGGGGCTGGTTGTGGGTTTGGGGGTCTGTCTGTGGGGCCTGACCCTAATCCTCACCACCAGCAGTCCCCAAAtcccctcttttccccccaaatccccTCTTTTTACCCCAACCCACACACAATGGGGGTctctgtgtggggctgtggggcactgACGGGTTCTGCCCCACAGATCGACCGGTTCCTGCCCCTGGGCCGGCTCAAGTATTACTTTGCAGTGGACACAGCGTATGTCAGGAGGAAACTGGGGCtgctcttcttccccttcctgcaCCAGGTGGGTGCCCCAGCCCCGTGGTCCTGGGCCtgttcccattcccattcctattcctattcctattcccaTTCCTATTCCTGTTCCCATTCCTGTTCCCATTCCTGGTTCTGATCCCATTCCTTCTCCTGCTCCTATTCCTGACTCTGGTTCCATTCCCATTGCTGACGTGGGTGCTCGTCTcattcccattcccagccccattcccagctgATCCCAATCCTGTTTCtgatctcatttcttttcttgctgatccccatcccattcccaaccccatcccattcccaaccccatcccattcccaaccccatcccattccctcccccTGCCCAGGACTGGCAGGTTCAATACCAGCAGGACGGTCCGGTCGCTCCCCGCTTTGACGTCAACGCCCCCGACCTCTACATCCCAGGTATGGCCCCaatgtccccaatgtccccatatatccccactGTCCCCTCTGACATCCCCCATGCTGTCCCCACAGCGATGGCGTTCATCACTTACCTGCTGGTGGCCGGGCTGGCGCTGGGCACCCAGAACAGGTGGGGGCTTGGGGGGGTCCTCATGTTGCTATGGGGGCCCTTGGGAGGCCCCATATCCCTGTGGGTCTTTGTGGGGGGGATCCCTGTGTCCCTGGGGGTCCTGGATGTTCCCCATATCCCTGTGGGGGTCCCTGTGAGGGGTTACTGGGGGGTCCTTATATCCCTGTGGGGATCCTGGGGGGGGTGTCACTGTGTCTTTATGGGGGTTCCTGGGGGGTCCTCTTATacctgtgggtccctatgggttccttGTTTGGAGGGGGGGTGGTCCCTTTGTCCCTGGCAGTGTCTCCATGGGGGTCCCATGTTGATGTCCCCAGACCCCTCTGAGTCCCCATAGGGGTCCCCCAAACCCATCTGAACCCCCCATAGGGGCCCCTGGGGGGGTCTCTGTCCTTGGGGGGGTCCTAGAGCTGCCTtcccactccccccccccagatTCTCCCCGGacagcctggggctgcaggcGAGCTCAGCGctggcctggctgctgctggaggtgctggcGGTGCTGCTCAGCCTCTACCTGTTCTCGCTGCCCACTGACCTCACCACCCCCGACCTGCTGGCCTTTGCCGGATACAAATACGTGGGGTGAGCCCTCAAGGACCCCCTTCaccctccccatcaccccaaACTCCAGGAGGGGTCTCTGAGCCCCTCCCCGCTTGGTCAGGATGATCACAGCGCTGCTGGCCGGGCTGCTGTTCGGGAGCACCGGGTACCACGCCGTCCTGGGATGGTGCTGCCTCAGCATCTTCATCTTCATGGTGAGCGCCCACCCCACGCCTCCTCCTGCACCTCACGAGCCCCCTATTTCCCCCACAACCCCCACATttccccccccataacccccaatTTTTGCCCCTTCTCCCATAGTTtctccccataaccccctattttaattctttctccccttctcccccctctATCTCCCAGTTTTACTCCCTCCCCCCATAATTCTGCCCCTCATTTCCCCCATAACTCCCTATTTTTACTCCATCCTCCCCAAACTCCCCAGTTttcaccccctcccccccataaccccccagtTTAACCCCCTTTTCCCCATTCTCCCCCCCAGGTGCGGTCGCTGCGGCTGAAGCTGTTGGCAGAGTCAGCTGTGGGGGTCCCAGGGCGGGGGTCCCGCTCCCCCCCCCGCACGTACCTGACCGCCACCAttgcagctgtgcagcctgtCTTCATGTACGCCCTCACCGCCCACCTCGTGCGCTGATTTGGGGGACAAAACTCCGTTTTTGGGGTCTGGGAATGCCTCCCCCTTCCCTCATTCCCGGAACCCCCTCAAGCTGTGCAATAAACAATGTACACAATGGGATGGAGCCTGTTGTCACTgggtggggggcaggggggtTCTCAGGGTGACAGTTGGGTCTGGGGGGAACAGTGGGGTCCTGACGGTGTCAGTGGGGTCTTCACTGTGACAGAGGGGGGATGAAAGGGGACCCTTCTGAGCTAACCAGCTGTAAATAACACTCTATAGGGGTCC from Coturnix japonica isolate 7356 unplaced genomic scaffold, Coturnix japonica 2.1 chrUnrandom802, whole genome shotgun sequence encodes the following:
- the YIF1B gene encoding protein YIF1B is translated as MATERRHFSSLKPRPPLTNSGHLTPSGRGFAPRCQPLPPAGSRGRNNRNRRGPEKLVTGSGGSMDAAGLAPKRRGPGPVPPRMAEPRPLFDDTSGAGGTGRAYGAAAAPAPNVSAAAAAAFLAEPVSSIAAAYGSSWASQGRDMVDRNIDRFLPLGRLKYYFAVDTAYVRRKLGLLFFPFLHQDWQVQYQQDGPVAPRFDVNAPDLYIPAMAFITYLLVAGLALGTQNRFSPDSLGLQASSALAWLLLEVLAVLLSLYLFSLPTDLTTPDLLAFAGYKYVGMITALLAGLLFGSTGYHAVLGWCCLSIFIFMVRSLRLKLLAESAVGVPGRGSRSPPRTYLTATIAAVQPVFMYALTAHLVR